A DNA window from Deltaproteobacteria bacterium contains the following coding sequences:
- a CDS encoding branched-chain amino acid ABC transporter permease yields MTPASRFPLPFLVFALAVFLLPLLVSGSYVIGVMCFVAIYGALALGKGVLLEQAGIFSLAHPTWFGLGAYVTGIAAVKGVPPLGAIILAAVFVACVAFILGAPLLRLKGYYLACATFSLLLIVEIIIANLGSLTGGHDGLMGIPPLSVWGLALEGDRPFYFLSWGLCLGTYWFLNNLMHSRMGRAIISFNDSETASRCLGINVAAYKLRLFIITAIMASLAGSLFCFWIRYIMPALFGFPLLVELITMIIIGGGKTLYGPLLGSLVVMWLRELIHTYLGKVLPVMTAEVDALFFGIIIVVILIFMPGGLAGWLERLSPAGRRSRARINPS; encoded by the coding sequence ATGACCCCGGCTTCACGATTTCCTCTTCCTTTCCTGGTCTTTGCCCTGGCTGTTTTCCTGCTGCCCCTTTTGGTATCCGGCTCCTACGTCATCGGGGTCATGTGTTTTGTCGCTATTTACGGAGCCTTGGCTCTGGGGAAAGGCGTGCTCCTGGAACAGGCCGGAATTTTCTCCCTGGCCCATCCCACCTGGTTCGGACTCGGTGCCTACGTGACGGGTATCGCTGCCGTGAAAGGTGTCCCTCCCCTGGGGGCCATCATTCTGGCCGCTGTGTTCGTAGCCTGCGTTGCCTTTATTTTAGGCGCACCGTTGCTTAGACTCAAAGGATATTACCTGGCCTGTGCCACTTTCTCACTCTTGTTGATCGTCGAGATCATCATCGCCAACCTGGGATCGCTGACCGGCGGCCATGACGGTCTCATGGGCATCCCGCCGCTGTCCGTCTGGGGTCTGGCCCTGGAGGGGGATCGCCCTTTTTATTTCCTGTCCTGGGGGCTCTGTCTGGGAACCTACTGGTTTCTTAACAACCTGATGCACTCCCGGATGGGCCGGGCCATCATCTCCTTCAACGACAGTGAAACGGCCAGCCGTTGCCTGGGGATCAACGTGGCGGCTTATAAACTCCGGTTGTTCATCATCACCGCCATTATGGCCAGTCTGGCGGGCAGTCTCTTCTGTTTCTGGATTCGTTATATCATGCCGGCACTTTTCGGGTTTCCGCTGCTGGTGGAGTTGATCACCATGATCATCATCGGTGGCGGGAAAACCCTTTACGGCCCTCTACTCGGGAGTTTGGTAGTCATGTGGCTCCGGGAGCTGATCCATACCTACCTGGGGAAAGTGTTGCCGGTCATGACGGCCGAAGTGGACGCCCTCTTTTTCGGGATCATCATCGTGGTTATTCTTATTTTTATGCCCGGCGGGCTGGCCGGGTGGCTGGAACGGTTGAGCCCGGCCGGAAGGAGGTCCCGTGCACGGATCAACCCCTCCTGA
- a CDS encoding ABC transporter ATP-binding protein: MAIKEISRHFGGILALNRVSFQLDRGGITSLIGPNGAGKTTLINVIAGLYPADRGRIHFQGENIAGLAAHSIAARGIGRTFQLEELFGSLSVLENVMVGGHVRSRSGMVSCGLALPSARKEEKQAREAALANLQLIGLEHKAEDPIARLPLGERKLVGVARALNMDPRFLMLDEPVGGLAAHEISKLVDLIYKLQSEGLTIFIVEHNMPFVMSLSEKILVLDGGSLIAEGLPEEIRRNEAVINAYLGEEVTVA; encoded by the coding sequence TTGGCGATAAAGGAAATCAGCCGGCACTTTGGCGGTATTTTAGCCTTGAACCGGGTTTCCTTCCAATTGGATCGGGGCGGTATTACTTCCTTGATCGGGCCTAACGGGGCCGGAAAAACGACTTTAATTAATGTCATCGCCGGTCTCTATCCGGCGGACCGCGGTCGAATCCATTTTCAGGGAGAAAATATCGCCGGTCTGGCGGCCCATAGTATTGCCGCCCGGGGCATAGGCCGGACCTTTCAACTGGAAGAGCTCTTCGGCAGCCTCTCTGTCCTGGAAAATGTCATGGTGGGCGGCCATGTGCGCAGCCGCTCCGGCATGGTGTCCTGCGGCCTGGCTTTGCCTTCGGCCCGGAAAGAGGAAAAACAGGCAAGGGAGGCCGCCCTGGCCAATCTGCAGTTGATCGGCCTGGAACACAAGGCCGAGGACCCGATTGCCAGACTGCCCCTGGGTGAACGAAAACTGGTTGGGGTGGCCCGGGCGCTGAATATGGACCCTCGATTTCTCATGCTGGATGAACCGGTAGGCGGTCTGGCGGCCCACGAGATCAGTAAACTGGTTGATCTGATTTATAAGCTCCAGTCTGAAGGGCTGACCATCTTCATCGTGGAGCACAATATGCCTTTTGTCATGTCTCTTTCGGAAAAAATCCTGGTGCTTGACGGCGGTTCCCTGATCGCCGAAGGACTTCCGGAGGAAATCAGGCGGAACGAAGCGGTGATCAATGCCTATCTGGGCGAGGAGGTGACCGTTGCCTGA